TTAAGTAAAATAATTTCACTTGAATTTGATAATCTATCTGAATTAGATGGCAAAATAAAGTTATATGGCAACGAAAGATTTGATATGAATTTTAATAAATCGCCTCATATAATCGAGGAAAATGCAAGTGCTTCTGAATTTAATTCGAGAATAGAATTTAATACTAACTTTAGAATATCTTCGGGAAGGAAGTTGGTTTCTAAGGGTGTAATAGAACAAAATACTACGATAAGTGAATTTATGACTAATAAAATTTCTGCTTTATATATTAAGCATGGTTATCCTGAAGAATACCCTTTTGTTGGGCAAAATGTGAATTTTGAGTTAAAGTATTCCGATTACACCAAATACTTGTACGATTATGCAATTAACCGTAATATACCTCTTTTTTCTAGATGTCTGTATGCTGATTTCTATTCAGCATTTTTTGTAGGTAAATCTAATGTTAGTGAAGATAGTTTAATTGATAGAATTACTAATTATATTGAAAAAAGTAAATCTTATTTAGTTATTTCCTTGTCTAGTATAATGAATACATACACCTCTGTGCAAGAGGTTAGAATAGATTCTAAATGTAGTACAACTGTCTCAAGTGATGGTATGAAAGTAGAAGGATTTAGAATCGAATTTAAAATTGATGGTACATGGCATGCATTTGAAGATCTATCTGACGGAACAAAAAGAATTGTTTATATGATCATGGAAATGTCGATAGATAATATATTCAGAGTAAACTATGTATTTAATGATAGATATTTTGGAGCCAGAAGTAAAATATCAGAAAAGGCTATCTCAAGAGTTGTGTTTCTAGAAGAACCTGAGCTAGGGGTCCACCCAAAACAATTTCATAGCATTATGAAATTCGTAGAAAGATTTGCTGAAACCAATCAAATAATAATGAGTACTCATGCTCCGCAAGCTCTTGACTATATTACCCTAGAAGAGTTGGATAGAATTATAATTGCATCTTTCGATAAAGATAAGGGATCTATTTTTAAAAGAATGTCTGATAAGCAGAAGAGAAAAGCTAAATCATATGTCGATGATGCGTATTTACGCGATATGTGGATTCATTCTACACTTGAAATCTGATATTTATGCCCCTTATAGCAGTCGTAGGTGAGGCACCTAGTGACACAGCAGCGGTTATTGGCCTTTTAGTGCCTTTGTTCAATTCTGATTACCAATTTATTACTCTGCTTGATACCATAACGGGCTCTAAATTAGATGAACAAAAAACTAAACATCTAATTAGAAAAGAATTCGATTTTGAGAAGCCGGATATTGTTATATTTTGTCGTGACTTGGATGGTCTTGCTAACGAAAGAGATAAAAAGTTAAAAATGCAGACATACTTTTTAGATATGAATAGAATAGTTAGAAAAAAGGGTGTTTATCTATTGTCAGTATTTGAGCTAGAAACATTGATACTGGCAGATATTGAAAAGTTTAATAGTGAATATGAGTGCAATGTGGTTATTAACTTCAATCCTGAAGAAAAAGAAAAATCAAAAGATTTTTTAAAAGATTCTACCCATGGAAAGCAAAAGCAATTTGTAGAAGGACATAATTCTTATCTTATTCCTAAATTAGATCGTTATAAAATAATAAATTGTTCATTTTACGAAGCATTTATAAGAGAATTAGATATTATGTTGGCTAAAAGAAGGCTGCCGGCGAATATTTTAGACCAACATAATAACGTAGAAAATATACAGGAGTAATTTCTTTTACTGTTATTAATGAGTAATA
The window above is part of the Hymenobacter radiodurans genome. Proteins encoded here:
- a CDS encoding AAA family ATPase, whose product is MKREAKTLYLESAKLKGYKSIVDVEIDFLPGLNILIGRNGSGKTNLLTLLSKIISLEFDNLSELDGKIKLYGNERFDMNFNKSPHIIEENASASEFNSRIEFNTNFRISSGRKLVSKGVIEQNTTISEFMTNKISALYIKHGYPEEYPFVGQNVNFELKYSDYTKYLYDYAINRNIPLFSRCLYADFYSAFFVGKSNVSEDSLIDRITNYIEKSKSYLVISLSSIMNTYTSVQEVRIDSKCSTTVSSDGMKVEGFRIEFKIDGTWHAFEDLSDGTKRIVYMIMEMSIDNIFRVNYVFNDRYFGARSKISEKAISRVVFLEEPELGVHPKQFHSIMKFVERFAETNQIIMSTHAPQALDYITLEELDRIIIASFDKDKGSIFKRMSDKQKRKAKSYVDDAYLRDMWIHSTLEI